A single genomic interval of Ischnura elegans chromosome 3, ioIscEleg1.1, whole genome shotgun sequence harbors:
- the LOC124155853 gene encoding uncharacterized protein LOC124155853 isoform X2 — protein sequence MTPKYQSRLIFTAEQEKCLADYLITCSKLCYGQSTRNTRELAYEMAVVNSIQVPKNWHDDSAAGLDWLRLFLKRNPNLSIRQPENCSLSRCTSFNAHTVKTFFDNLGAALRRSECFGDGSRIWNLDETGTSTVVNKSAKVIAEKGSKGVNNVTAGERGTLVTTCCFVSASGNTIPPAFVFPRVKFSDHMLINAPPGSLGLTSKSGWMTAEIFPEVIKHFIKHTKTSKEDPTLLIMDNHQSHISIQVIDLAKEYGIMIVTLPPHCSAKLQPLDVSCYAPFKTYYAAAVDSWNKSNPGKALSIYHIAGCVNFAHQKAMTPATIINGFKKTGIYPYNRHIFTEADFLSSSVTDQPSPETEECDLLSQELRATASTSSLNNGQGEDKRTFQSPAQFKGYPKAAPRKNSTRKREPGKSMIITDTPEKIRMMEKKNTAIGKKTSEATKSCRSLFNANVAIDNCEGPHQNSDTTSEGGLSNPLEGNEDILEGFGNKVGTVKVGDYVLIEFSSKKKFYYVGRIIKEARKHNGAEVTYLRKSSKVPNSFFFPHIEDIASVSMKDIKLVLPPPSYRKGTARMKRFISFKISFANLDVR from the coding sequence ATGACACCAAAATATCAATCCAGATTGATTTTTACAGCTGAACAAGAAAAGTGCTTGGCTGACTATTTGATAACATGCTCAAAACTCTGTTATGGTCAGTCGACTCGTAACACTCGAGAGCTAGCTTATGAAATGGCAGTGGTGAACTCTATACAAGTGCCAAAAAACTGGCATGATGACTCTGCTGCAGGTTTAGACTGGCTACGATTGTTCTTGAAGCGAAATCCAAATTTAAGcattcggcagcctgaaaactgttctctttctcgttgcacatcatttaatgcacacacagtgaaaacattttttgacaatctTGGTGCAGCCTTAAGACGTTCAGAATGTTTTGGTGATGGTTCCAGAATATGGAATCTAGATGAAACTGGTACCTCAACAGTCGTAAATAAGTCTGCCAAGGTGATTGCAGAAAAGGGATCCAAAGGGGTAAATAATGTAACAGCAGGTGAAAGGGGAACTCTAGTTACTACATGCTGTTTTGTGAGTGCATCCGGAAACACCATACCCCCTGCATTTGTTTTCCCAAGGGTCAAGTTCAGTGATCATATGTTGATCAATGCCCCTCCTGGCTCTCTTGGACTGACATCGAAAAGTGGTTGGatgacagcagaaatatttcctgaagttattaagcacttcatcaaacatacaaaaacaagtaaagaagaCCCTACACTGCTAATAATGGATAATCACCAAAGCCATATTAGTATACAAGTAATAGATTTGGCAAAAGAGTATGGCATAATGATTGTGACTCTTCCACCTCATTGCAGTGCCAAATTACAGCCCTTGGATGTTTCCTGTTATGCTCCATTTAAGACCTATTATGCCGCAGCAGTTGATTCCTGGAACAAAAGCAATCCAGGTAAAGCTCTTTCCATCTACCATATTGCAGGATGCGTCAATTTTGCCCATCAAAAGGCTATGACTCCAGCTACtattattaatggattcaaaaaaactggaatatatccATATAATAGGCACATTTTCACCGAGGCAGATTTCTTGAGTAGTTCTGTAACAGACCAGCCTTCTCCTGAAACTGAAGAGTGTGACTTATTGAGCCAAGAATTAAGAGCAACTGCAAGTACTTCCAGTTTAAACAATGGTCAAGGTGAAgataaaagaacttttcaaagtcCTGCTCAGTTCAAGGGCTATCCTAAAGCCGCTCCAAGGAAAAATTCAACCAGGAAAAGAGAACCAGGCAAAAGTATGATCATAACAGACACACCAGAAAAAATCCgtatgatggaaaagaaaaatacagctataggaaaaaaaacttctgaggcAACTAAATCATGCAGAAGTTTATTTAATGCCAATGTTGCCATTGATAACTGTGAGGGGCCCCATCAAAATTCAGACACCACGTCAGAGGGAGGACTTTCAAACCCCTTGGAaggtaatgaggatattttagaaggttttggaaataaagtaggtacagtaaaagttggtgattatgttttgattgagttttcatcgaagaaaaaattctactatgtaggtagaataattaaagaagcaagaaaacacaatggcgctgaagttacatatttacgaaaaagttccaaagtgccaaattcattttttttcccacatATTGAAGATATAGCATCTGTCAGCATGAAAgacattaaattagttttaccaCCTCCTTCTTATCGCAAAGGAACTGCAAGAATGAaaaggtttatttcatttaaaatttcatttgccaatttAGATGTTCGTTAA
- the LOC124155853 gene encoding uncharacterized protein LOC124155853 isoform X1 gives MRNRIRKSHIGSFTDGEMRAAVHLVLHENYSIRKAAKECNVNYVTLSRYVSKQKKASDEGTGEHVRMTPKYQSRLIFTAEQEKCLADYLITCSKLCYGQSTRNTRELAYEMAVVNSIQVPKNWHDDSAAGLDWLRLFLKRNPNLSIRQPENCSLSRCTSFNAHTVKTFFDNLGAALRRSECFGDGSRIWNLDETGTSTVVNKSAKVIAEKGSKGVNNVTAGERGTLVTTCCFVSASGNTIPPAFVFPRVKFSDHMLINAPPGSLGLTSKSGWMTAEIFPEVIKHFIKHTKTSKEDPTLLIMDNHQSHISIQVIDLAKEYGIMIVTLPPHCSAKLQPLDVSCYAPFKTYYAAAVDSWNKSNPGKALSIYHIAGCVNFAHQKAMTPATIINGFKKTGIYPYNRHIFTEADFLSSSVTDQPSPETEECDLLSQELRATASTSSLNNGQGEDKRTFQSPAQFKGYPKAAPRKNSTRKREPGKSMIITDTPEKIRMMEKKNTAIGKKTSEATKSCRSLFNANVAIDNCEGPHQNSDTTSEGGLSNPLEGNEDILEGFGNKVGTVKVGDYVLIEFSSKKKFYYVGRIIKEARKHNGAEVTYLRKSSKVPNSFFFPHIEDIASVSMKDIKLVLPPPSYRKGTARMKRFISFKISFANLDVR, from the exons ATGAGGAATAGAATAAGAAAGAGCCATATTGGATCCTTCACAGATGGTGAAATGCGCGCTGCAGTTCATCTTGTTctgcatgaaaactattcaatcaggaaagcagccaaagaatgtaatgtcaattatgtaacactcagtcg GTATGTGAGTAAGCAAAAAAAGGCTAGTGATGAAGGGACTGGTGAACATGTTCGCATGACACCAAAATATCAATCCAGATTGATTTTTACAGCTGAACAAGAAAAGTGCTTGGCTGACTATTTGATAACATGCTCAAAACTCTGTTATGGTCAGTCGACTCGTAACACTCGAGAGCTAGCTTATGAAATGGCAGTGGTGAACTCTATACAAGTGCCAAAAAACTGGCATGATGACTCTGCTGCAGGTTTAGACTGGCTACGATTGTTCTTGAAGCGAAATCCAAATTTAAGcattcggcagcctgaaaactgttctctttctcgttgcacatcatttaatgcacacacagtgaaaacattttttgacaatctTGGTGCAGCCTTAAGACGTTCAGAATGTTTTGGTGATGGTTCCAGAATATGGAATCTAGATGAAACTGGTACCTCAACAGTCGTAAATAAGTCTGCCAAGGTGATTGCAGAAAAGGGATCCAAAGGGGTAAATAATGTAACAGCAGGTGAAAGGGGAACTCTAGTTACTACATGCTGTTTTGTGAGTGCATCCGGAAACACCATACCCCCTGCATTTGTTTTCCCAAGGGTCAAGTTCAGTGATCATATGTTGATCAATGCCCCTCCTGGCTCTCTTGGACTGACATCGAAAAGTGGTTGGatgacagcagaaatatttcctgaagttattaagcacttcatcaaacatacaaaaacaagtaaagaagaCCCTACACTGCTAATAATGGATAATCACCAAAGCCATATTAGTATACAAGTAATAGATTTGGCAAAAGAGTATGGCATAATGATTGTGACTCTTCCACCTCATTGCAGTGCCAAATTACAGCCCTTGGATGTTTCCTGTTATGCTCCATTTAAGACCTATTATGCCGCAGCAGTTGATTCCTGGAACAAAAGCAATCCAGGTAAAGCTCTTTCCATCTACCATATTGCAGGATGCGTCAATTTTGCCCATCAAAAGGCTATGACTCCAGCTACtattattaatggattcaaaaaaactggaatatatccATATAATAGGCACATTTTCACCGAGGCAGATTTCTTGAGTAGTTCTGTAACAGACCAGCCTTCTCCTGAAACTGAAGAGTGTGACTTATTGAGCCAAGAATTAAGAGCAACTGCAAGTACTTCCAGTTTAAACAATGGTCAAGGTGAAgataaaagaacttttcaaagtcCTGCTCAGTTCAAGGGCTATCCTAAAGCCGCTCCAAGGAAAAATTCAACCAGGAAAAGAGAACCAGGCAAAAGTATGATCATAACAGACACACCAGAAAAAATCCgtatgatggaaaagaaaaatacagctataggaaaaaaaacttctgaggcAACTAAATCATGCAGAAGTTTATTTAATGCCAATGTTGCCATTGATAACTGTGAGGGGCCCCATCAAAATTCAGACACCACGTCAGAGGGAGGACTTTCAAACCCCTTGGAaggtaatgaggatattttagaaggttttggaaataaagtaggtacagtaaaagttggtgattatgttttgattgagttttcatcgaagaaaaaattctactatgtaggtagaataattaaagaagcaagaaaacacaatggcgctgaagttacatatttacgaaaaagttccaaagtgccaaattcattttttttcccacatATTGAAGATATAGCATCTGTCAGCATGAAAgacattaaattagttttaccaCCTCCTTCTTATCGCAAAGGAACTGCAAGAATGAaaaggtttatttcatttaaaatttcatttgccaatttAGATGTTCGTTAA